In Prochlorococcus marinus str. MIT 1214, one DNA window encodes the following:
- the gcvT gene encoding glycine cleavage system aminomethyltransferase GcvT, whose protein sequence is MKLLQTPLYQECKRLGGKMVPFANWEMPVSFSGLIEEHNAVRKNVGMFDISHMGVVQLKGKNIKSALQNLVPSDVFRIGPGEACYTVFLKENGGIQDDLIIYDQGFLDTKEESIVLVINAARKKSDIEWLSSNLSKKEITISEFMPEGALIAIQGPKSIHTFEKILQEPLSDLPRFGHRTITSNPNLINSQESIFIARTGYTGEEGFEFLSSPETAKSIWKNLIASGVTPCGLGARDTLRLEASMHLYGNDINLDTTPFEAGLGWLVHLEMPNDFIGRKALEKQAEVGTRKKLVGIQVQDKGIARQGYPVLYNSETVGMVTSGTWSPTLKKPIALAYVPSEIATVNTQLAVEIRGKKHPAIIVKRPFYRKGF, encoded by the coding sequence ATGAAATTACTGCAAACTCCTCTTTATCAAGAATGCAAAAGATTAGGCGGTAAAATGGTCCCTTTTGCAAATTGGGAAATGCCTGTTAGTTTTTCTGGGTTAATAGAAGAACACAATGCAGTAAGAAAAAATGTCGGGATGTTCGACATATCCCACATGGGTGTAGTCCAATTAAAAGGTAAAAATATAAAAAGCGCATTACAAAATTTAGTTCCCTCAGACGTGTTTCGAATAGGACCTGGTGAAGCGTGTTATACAGTTTTTTTAAAAGAAAATGGAGGAATTCAAGACGATCTAATCATTTATGATCAAGGATTTTTAGATACAAAAGAAGAAAGTATAGTTCTAGTCATTAATGCCGCAAGAAAAAAGTCTGACATTGAATGGTTGAGTTCAAATCTTTCTAAAAAGGAAATTACGATATCCGAATTCATGCCAGAGGGTGCATTAATTGCCATCCAAGGTCCAAAATCAATCCATACGTTTGAGAAAATTCTTCAAGAGCCTTTATCTGATTTACCACGTTTTGGTCACAGAACTATTACTTCAAATCCCAATCTAATCAACTCACAAGAATCAATTTTCATAGCACGAACTGGTTATACAGGAGAGGAAGGTTTCGAATTTTTATCATCTCCAGAAACTGCGAAGTCCATCTGGAAGAATCTTATTGCGTCGGGAGTTACCCCATGCGGGCTTGGAGCTAGAGATACTCTGCGATTAGAGGCTTCTATGCATTTATATGGCAACGATATCAACCTAGATACAACTCCCTTTGAAGCTGGCTTGGGTTGGTTAGTTCATTTAGAAATGCCTAATGATTTTATAGGTAGGAAAGCTCTCGAGAAACAAGCCGAAGTTGGAACGCGAAAAAAACTTGTTGGTATTCAAGTCCAGGATAAAGGAATTGCAAGACAAGGATATCCAGTTCTATACAACAGCGAAACTGTTGGAATGGTCACTAGCGGAACTTGGTCTCCAACATTGAAAAAACCTATAGCTCTTGCTTATGTGCCAAGCGAAATTGCAACAGTAAATACTCAATTAGCAGTAGAAATTAGAGGGAAAAAACATCCTGCAATCATCGTAAAAAGACCTTTCTATCGAAAAGGTTTTTGA